The Anopheles coluzzii chromosome 2, AcolN3, whole genome shotgun sequence genome window below encodes:
- the LOC120948798 gene encoding uncharacterized protein LOC120948798, producing the protein MQQPAAADESFIVRGPPAPADLTLGAHSLGQLFLKVLQKTPHSVALVDGVTGREYSYQEVLQIALQLAAYLHDHNIQRGDVVAIVAENRYEYPVTVIALFLVGATVALFNPNYTTRELVHALNVARPKLVFVSSLARGSLLKASQTVKQPLLNVISYDALERGTSFAHCLQRSSKRFTVASIQPMSVEIAEEVAIIVMSSGTTGLPKGVLITHRNVMATMANVRDALDKGLSLHCSLDVLPWFHVAGGISMLSWLGANLTVVYLPRFEPRTYLRCIERYRPSFLNMVPPIVVFLAKHPAVLEYDLTSVQTIACGAAPLSREVEQLINERLPGIRIRQGYGMSETTQAITFYDRDTLKPGSIGTVRAGQMGKVVDVETGRALGPNQQGELCFKGSLIMKGYIGAERVIDADGWLHTGDIGYYDSDGDFFIVDRLKELIKYKAFQVPPAELEAVLLTNPGVKDCAVVGKADERAGELPLAFVVPTEGIPVTEEQLIQYVDERVSNEKRLRGGVRFVEEIPKTASGKILRRTLRELTNQRAKL; encoded by the exons ATGCAACAACCCGCAGCCGCCGATGAATCGTTCATCGTTCGTGGCCCTCCAGCACCGGCTGATCTTACGCTAGGTGCCCATTCACTCGGTCAACTGTTTCTCAAAGTTTTGCAGAAAACTCCACACAGCGTTGCGCTTGTCGATGGAGTTACGGGTAGGGAGTATTCGTATCAAGAGGTGCTGCAAATTGCCCTACAACTGGCTGCCTATTTGCACGATCACAACATTCAACGCGGTGATGTAGTGGCAATTGTGGCCGAGAACCGGTACGAGTACCCGGTCACGGTGATTGCCCTGTTCCTGGTTGGGGCGACCGTTGCACTGTTCAATCCCAACTACACTACAC GTGAACTGGTGCATGCCCTAAATGTTGCCCGTCCGAagcttgtgtttgtttcatcgTTAGCGAGAGGATCGCTGCTGAAGGCGAGTCAAACGGTCAAACAGCCGCTGTTAAACGTTATCTCCTACGATGCACTCGAACGCGGCACCAGCTTTGCGCACTGTTTACAGCGATCAAGCAAACGGTTCACAGTCGCGTCTATTCAGCCCATGTCGGTAGAGATAGCCGAGGAAGTGGCAATCATCGTCATGTCTTCCGGTACGACAGGCCTACCGAAGGGTGTACTCATCACGCACCGGAACGTTATGGCTACGATGGCTAACGTGCGGGATGCACTGGACAAGGGACTGTCACTGCACTGCAGTCTCGATGTGCTACCCTGGTTCCATGTAGCCGGTGGTATCTCCATGCTCAGCTGGCTAGGTGCTAATCTCACCGTGGTGTATCTGCCCCGGTTCGAGCCACGGACCTACCTTCGCTGTATCGAGCGGTACCGTCCAAGCTTCCTGAACATGGTGCCCCCAATCGTGGTCTTTCTGGCGAAGCATCCGGCCGTGCTCGAGTATGATCTGACATCGGTGCAAACAATCGCCTGTGGAGCGGCCCCGCTGAGCCGGGAAGTAGAGCAGCTGATCAACGAGCGGTTACCGGGCATCCGCATCCGCCAGGGCTATGGGATGAGCGAGACTACGCAAGCGATCACGTTCTACGATCGCGACACACTTAAGCCGGGCAGCATTGGCACGGTGCGTGCTGGTCAAATGGGTAAGGTGGTGGACGTTGAGACGGGACGCGCCCTCGGTCCAAACCAGCAGGGTGAGCTGTGCTTTAAGGGTTCTTTAATCATGAAGGGCTACATCGGAGCCGAGCGTGTTATCGACGCGGACGGTTGGCTGCACACCGGCGACATCGGGTACTACGATAGCGATGGAGACTTTTTCATCGTCGATAGGCTGAAGGAGCTGATCAAATACAAAGCGTTTCAGGTGCCACCGGCCGAACTGGAGGCCGTGCTGCTAACGAACCCGGGCGTCAAGGATTGTGCCGTCGTTGGAAAAGCCGACGAGCGTGCGGGTGAGCTGCCGCTTGCATTTGTGGTACCGACTGAGGGTATACCAGTAACTGAAGAACAGCTTATTCAATATGTTGACGAAAGGGTTTCAAATGAGAAACGGCTTCGTGGTGGTGTACGCTTCGTAGAAGAGATCCCGAAGACGGCGAGTGGTAAAATTTTGAGGCGCACGTTGCGTGAGTTGACAAATCAACGAGCAAAGCTGTGA
- the LOC120948797 gene encoding uncharacterized protein LOC120948797, with the protein MEQAASERFVLYGGDLRNSIEAGCNSVGELIVKRLYRNGDEVALIDGVSGATLTYHQILAHSLKLANRFHRLGIKRNSVVGICSENSVQFPIITFATLMLGGTVLPINYGYSEVELQHVLQLTKPIALFASQQPLQKIVAIRNVLPSVKLLVSLGKQRPSRGIALLEDFFDNSPPGSLHSFTPQPVPLRQQVAVMVMSSGTTGLPKAVQLTHHNVMTVMAYQAEDPRYTELPVPVRVLGLLPFYHVFGFMLSLNSCLNKVPMVVLPRFEPDLFLRTIQNHRITMASLVPPLVVFLAKSPLTQGYDLSSLHALLCGAAPLSREIEELVQSRLPNVQTVRTGYGMSETSLGVISRMNDKVGSVGKVHKTTYVKVVDLETGCALGPNQTGEICVKGPLVMKGYLHNDRATGEIIDADGWLHTGDVGYYDEEQDFFIVDRIKDLIKYKGFQVPPAELEDVLLSHRQVRDCAVVGVPDEMAGELPAAFVVLQAGESVTANEIERYVASKLSPQKQLRGGVFFLDEIPKTGSGKILRRQLRDALFERKAKL; encoded by the exons ATGGAACAGGCAGCATCCGAGCGGTTCGTGCTGTACGGTGGTGATCTGCGCAACAGTATCGAGGCTGGGTGCAATTCGGTGGGCGAGCTGATCGTAAAACGACTGTACCGCAATGGGGATGAAGTGGCACTG ATCGATGGTGTCTCGGGAGCAACGCTCACGTACCACCAGATACTGGCCCATTCGCTCAAGCTGGCCAATCGTTTCCATCGGCTCGGCATCAAGCGTAAcagtgtcgttggcatctgcAGCGAGAATAGTGTTCAGTTCCCGATCATTACGTTCGCCACGCTGATGCTGGGCGGAACGGTGCTACCCATCAACTACGGCTACAGTGAGGTGGAGCTGCAGCATGTCTTACAGCTCACCAAACCGATCGCTCTGTTCGCCTCGCAGCAACCACTGCAGAAGATCGTCGCGATACGTAACGTTCTTCCCTCTGTGAAGCTGCTCGTTTCACTCGGCAAGCAACGTCCGTCACGTGGAATTGCTCTGCTGGAAGATTTCTTCGACAACAGCCCACCGGGAAGCTTGCACAGCTTCACGCCCCAGCCCGTGCCGCTCAGGCAGCAAGTCGCCGTAATGGTAATGTCCTCGGGGACGACCGGCCTGCCGAAAGCGGTCCAGCTGACGCACCACAACGTGATGACGGTAATGGCGTACCAGGCGGAAGATCCGCGCTACACCGAGCTGCCCGTACCGGTGCGCGTGCTGGGCCTGCTGCCGTTCTACCACGTGTTTGGCTTTATGCTTTCGCTCAACAGCTGCCTGAACAAGGTGCCGATGGTAGTGTTGCCCCGCTTCGAGCCGGACCTATTTCTGCGCACCATCCAGAACCATCGTATCACGATGGCGAGCCTCGTTCCGCCGCTCGTTGTCTTCCTGGCGAAAAGCCCGCTCACGCAGGGCTATGATTTGAGCTCACTGCATGCGCTGCTTTGCGGAGCCGCTCCGTTAAGCCGAGAGATAGAGGAACTCGTCCAATCGCGTCTACCGAATGTGCAAACGGTCCGCACCGGGTACGGTATGAGCGAAACGTCGCTCGGCGTAATATCGCGCATGAACGATAAGGTCGGTTCAGTAGGGAAGGTACACAAGACGACGTACGTGAAGGTGGTGGACCTGGAGACGGGCTGTGCGCTAGGTCCGAACCAGACGGGCGAGATCTGCGTCAAGGGTCCGCTGGTGATGAAGGGCTACCTGCACAACGATCGTGCCACAGGGGAAATAATCGATGCCGACGGTTGGCTGCATACCGGCGACGTTGGGTATTATGATGAGGAGCaggatttttttatcgtggaccGAATCAAGGATCTAATCAAGTACAAGGGCTTCCAAGTGCCGCCGGCCGAGCTGGAGGATGTACTGCTTAGCCACCGGCAAGTACGCGACTGTGCCGTCGTCGGTGTACCGGACGAGATGGCCGGTGAACTACCGGCTGCTTTCGTAGTGCTACAGGCAGGGGAAAGCGTTACCGCGAACGAAATTGAAAGGTACGTGGCGTCGAAACTGTCTCCCCAAAAGCAGCTACGAGGCGGTGTCTTTTTCCTGGACGAAATACCCAAAACAGGCAGTGGTAAGATTTTGCGCCGTCAGCTTCGAGACGCATTGTTCGAGCGAAAAGCTAAGCTATGA
- the LOC120948799 gene encoding uncharacterized protein LOC120948799 produces the protein MSNDEKYVFYGGSLEEPIEAGCHSLGELIIKRLKENGDGVAFIDGVTDEKFTYADVLERSVRLANRFHRLGIKKDTVVAVMCENRIELPIVSFAATYLRAIPILLNPGYTATELAHVLKYSQPRAIFASPLAMATLQPLLRTVPSIKLTVLFGDKKPHPKVTLFSELFDRNRAQYISFTPQPAKLPDQVGLMVLSSGTTGLPKAVQLTHHNIMCVLAYMRENASVIPFEQISLGLLPFFHVYGYMVLMHSLINKRVVVSLPRFEPTLFLSTIQKYRVTIASLAPPLMVFLAKHPLVDKYDLSSLVFIGCGAAPLSKELELAVMKRLPHLQMILVGYGLSETSLGVTTRASDVHGSVGKVNKLSWLKVVDVKTGRTLGPHQTGEICVKGPLVMKGYLHNERETRAMIDRDGWLHTGDTGYFDEDENFYIVDRIKDLIKYKGFQVPPAEVEAVLLTHPGIKDCAVVGRPDAAAGQLPVAFVVLQPGAKLTEPEVQQYVAERLSKQKQLHGGVRFVHEIPKTASGKILRRELVALFPKAKL, from the exons ATGAGCAACGACGAGAAGTATGTGTTCTACGGGGGATCATTGGAGGAACCGATCGAGGCCGGCTGTCATTCGCTGGGCGAGCTGATCATCAAGCGTCTGAAGGAGAATGGGGATGGAGTAGCGTTC ATCGATGGCGTAACGGACGAAAAGTTTACGTACGCCGATGTGTTGGAACGCTCCGTTCGGCTGGCAAACCGGTTCCACCGGCTGGGCATCAAAAAGGacacggtggtggcggtgatgTGCGAGAATCGGATCGAACTGCCCATCGTGTCGTTTGCGGCTACGTATTTACGAGCAATACCGATCCTGCTTAATCCGGGCTACACCGCCACCGAGCTGGCCCATGTGCTGAAGTACAGCCAGCCGCGCGCTATCTTCGCCTCCCCGCTCGCAATGGCCACCCTGCAGCCGCTCCTGCGCACGGTACCGTCTATCAAGCTGACCGTACTGTTCGGCGACAAGAAGCCGCACCCGAAGGTGACACTGTTCAGCGAGCTGTTCGATCGCAATCGGGCACAGTACATCAGCTTCACGCCGCAGCCGGCCAAGCTGCCCGATCAGGTCGGCCTGATGGTGCTGTCTTCCGGGACGACCGGCCTGCCAAAGGCGGTCCAGCTAACGCACCACAACATCATGTGCGTGCTGGCGTACATGCGCGAGAATGCTAGTGTCATCCCGTTCGAGCAGATCTCGCTCGGACTGCTGCCCTTCTTTCACGTGTACGGCTACATGGTGCTAATGCACTCGCTCATCAACAAGCGGGTGGTCGTATCGCTACCCCGCTTCGAGCCAACCCTGTTCCTGTCGACGATACAGAAGTATCGCGTGACGATCGCCTCCCTGGCACCGCCGCTGATGGTGTTTCTCGCAAAACACCCGCTAGTCGACAAGTACGATCTGAGCTCGCTGGTCTTCATCGGTTGCGGGGCAGCTCCGCTCAGCAAGGAGCTCGAGCTGGCCGTGATGAAGCGTCTGCCGCACCTGCAGATGATACTGGTCGGGTATGGGTTGAGCGAAACGTCGCTCGGCGTTACCACGCGTGCCTCGGACGTGCACGGCAGCGTCGGCAAGGTGAATAAGCTCAGCTGGCTGAAGGTGGTCGATGTGAAGACGGGTCGCACCCTCGGTCCGCATCAAACGGGCGAGATCTGCGTGAAGGGTCCGCTCGTGATGAAGGGCTACCTGCACAATGAGCGCGAAACGCGCGCCATGATCGACCGGGACGGATGGCTGCACACCGGCGACACGGGCTACTTCGATGAGGACGAAAACTTTTACATCGTCGATCGCATCAAGGATCTGATCAAGTACAAGGGCTTCCAGGTGCCGCCGGCCGAGGTCGAGGCGGTGCTGCTAACGCATCCGGGCATCAAGGACTGTGCGGTGGTCGGTCGGCCAGATGCTGCCGCAGGTCAGCTGCCGGTTGCGTTTGTGGTGCTGCAGCCGGGCGCCAAACTGACCGAGCCCGAGGTACAGCAGTACGTGGCGGAACGGTTGTCCAAGCAGAAGCAGCTGCACGGCGGCGTGCGATTCGTGCACGAAATTCCCAAAACGGCTAGCGGGAAGATTTTACGCCGCGAGCTGGTAGCGCTGTTCCCGAAGGCAAAGCTTTAA